GGCTGAGGCTTACAGCTCAGTTCAGTACCTGATGACCGACGTGAGCTTTGGCTGGCTCATTCGCTCCGTTCATCGATGGAGTGCCTCAATGATGGTGCTCATGCTGATTCTGCACGTCTTCCGTGTTTACCTCACAGGTGGCTTCAAGCGTCCCCGTGAACTCACCTGGGTAACCGGTGTGACCATGGCTGTGATCACGGTTTCCTTCGGAGTGACCGGCTACTCACTCCCTTGGGATCAAGTTGGTTACTGGGCCGTCAAGATCGTTTCGGGAGTCCCCGCTGCCATCCCGGTGGTTGGTGACTTCATGGTTGAGCTGTTGCGCGGTGGAGAAAGTGTTGGCCAGTCCACACTCACTCGCTTCTACAGCCTTCACACATTCGTGATGCCTTGGTTGCTTGCAGTCTTCATGCTCATGCACTTCTTGATGATCCGTAAGCAGGGCATTTCTGGTCCTTTGTGATCCATTTCAGTTGCTTTACGCACTGATTCAAGTTTCGGACTTTCCCATTTACCGTTCGTTCATTACTGCTTCGCACCATGCATATTCTCAAGAAGCCTGATCTCACCGACCCCAAGCTGCGGGCGAAGCTCGCTAAAGGCATGGGTCACAACTACTACGGTGAGCCTGCATGGCCCAATGATCTTCTCTACATCTTCCCTGTCGTTATCCTTGGCACCATTGCGTGCATCGTTGGTCTCTCTGTATTAGATCCAGCCATGCTGGGTGACAAAGCTGA
The window above is part of the Synechococcus sp. WH 8020 genome. Proteins encoded here:
- the petB gene encoding cytochrome b6, with translation MANSSPVYDWFQERLEIQDIADDFSTKYVPPHVNIFYCLGGITLVCFLIQFATGFAMTFYYKPTVAEAYSSVQYLMTDVSFGWLIRSVHRWSASMMVLMLILHVFRVYLTGGFKRPRELTWVTGVTMAVITVSFGVTGYSLPWDQVGYWAVKIVSGVPAAIPVVGDFMVELLRGGESVGQSTLTRFYSLHTFVMPWLLAVFMLMHFLMIRKQGISGPL